Proteins encoded by one window of Microbacterium testaceum:
- the arfB gene encoding alternative ribosome rescue aminoacyl-tRNA hydrolase ArfB: MDVRVTAGLTIPAAELSWRFSRSSGPGGQGVNTADSRVEMMWDAAASTVLSRVQRERVLERLGDRLVDGVLTIAASEHRAQLRNRDAARARLAALVAEAVRPPAPPRRATKPTRGSKERRLQAKQRRTDVKQMRRRPTD; the protein is encoded by the coding sequence ATGGACGTGCGCGTGACCGCGGGGCTCACCATCCCGGCGGCCGAGCTGTCGTGGCGGTTCTCACGCTCGTCGGGCCCGGGCGGTCAGGGCGTGAACACCGCCGACTCCCGGGTGGAGATGATGTGGGATGCCGCGGCATCCACCGTTCTGTCACGGGTTCAGCGTGAGCGCGTGCTCGAGCGGCTCGGCGATCGGCTGGTCGACGGGGTGCTGACGATCGCGGCCTCAGAGCATCGGGCCCAGCTGCGCAATCGCGACGCCGCGCGCGCCCGTCTCGCGGCCCTCGTCGCCGAGGCGGTTCGCCCGCCCGCCCCGCCGCGCCGGGCGACGAAACCCACGCGCGGGTCGAAGGAACGCCGCCTGCAGGCCAAGCAGCGCCGCACCGACGTGAAGCAGATGCGCCGGCGCCCGACCGATTGA
- a CDS encoding DUF4190 domain-containing protein: MTNPQQPYRDHAPAQPSGTPPTQGYVVGYEPAPPRGLSVASMVLGIVSIFFGFTFIVPLTGLILGFVGFRKEPAGHGMAIAGIILNGLVLVGAIAIGLFLLLGFAGVLGTGLLYSGR, encoded by the coding sequence ATGACCAACCCGCAGCAGCCCTACCGTGACCACGCCCCCGCGCAGCCCTCCGGGACGCCGCCCACGCAGGGGTACGTCGTCGGATATGAGCCCGCGCCCCCGCGCGGGCTCAGCGTCGCCAGCATGGTCCTGGGCATCGTGTCGATCTTCTTCGGCTTCACGTTCATCGTCCCCCTCACCGGTCTCATCCTCGGATTCGTCGGTTTCCGAAAGGAGCCCGCCGGACACGGCATGGCCATCGCGGGCATCATCCTGAACGGTCTCGTGCTCGTCGGTGCCATCGCCATCGGCCTCTTCCTTCTCCTCGGCTTCGCCGGCGTCCTCGGCACCGGACTTCTCTACAGCGGCCGCTGA
- a CDS encoding YcnI family copper-binding membrane protein — translation MSRKTTLRRALVGLAAGAALAIAVPLAASAHVTVNPNTATAGSYATVNFRVPTESETASTVKVEVTLPTDTPLTSVLVEPVPGWTATVEKGALPAPVEVDGNTISDGPLKIVWQADPGVGIGQDQFQIFSAVLGPIPDTGHLVLPAVQTYSDGSVVDWTNTPEQVAADDTLEPAPVLYINDTPPASGHGGHGGASAAPTMDDHSMEAAAQTSDSSGLSLGLSIAALVIAIAGAVLGAIAVSRRPKRS, via the coding sequence ATGTCTCGAAAGACCACTCTTCGCCGGGCCCTCGTCGGCCTCGCCGCCGGCGCGGCCCTGGCGATCGCCGTGCCCCTCGCGGCGTCGGCCCACGTCACCGTCAATCCCAACACCGCCACGGCCGGCAGCTACGCCACCGTGAACTTCCGCGTTCCCACCGAGTCGGAGACCGCGTCCACCGTGAAGGTCGAGGTGACGCTGCCGACCGACACCCCGCTGACCTCGGTCCTCGTCGAGCCCGTCCCGGGCTGGACCGCCACCGTCGAGAAGGGGGCGCTGCCCGCCCCCGTCGAGGTCGACGGCAACACCATCTCGGACGGCCCGCTCAAGATCGTGTGGCAGGCCGACCCCGGTGTGGGCATCGGGCAGGACCAGTTCCAGATCTTCTCGGCGGTCCTCGGGCCGATCCCCGACACGGGTCACCTCGTGCTCCCCGCCGTGCAGACGTACTCGGACGGCTCGGTCGTCGACTGGACGAACACCCCCGAGCAGGTCGCGGCAGACGACACGCTCGAGCCCGCGCCCGTGCTGTACATCAACGACACCCCGCCCGCGAGCGGCCACGGCGGTCACGGTGGGGCATCGGCCGCGCCGACGATGGACGACCACTCGATGGAGGCCGCGGCTCAGACGAGCGACTCCTCGGGACTGTCGCTGGGTCTCAGCATCGCCGCTCTCGTGATCGCGATCGCCGGTGCCGTTCTCGGCGCCATCGCCGTGTCGCGTCGCCCGAAGCGCAGCTGA
- a CDS encoding amidohydrolase, translated as MSVDLESLYTDLHAHPELSFQETRTAGVIARHLADLGLDIEEGVGRTGLVTTIANGEGPVVWLRADMDGLPVEEQTGLAYASTARGTDPAGNAVPVMHACGHDMHVTALIGALERLVATRDEWAGTVVAVFQPAEEYGAGSKAMIADGVLDRYPKPDIVLGQHVTPLPAGMIGVRPGTQMAASDGLTVVLHGRGGHGSRPHSTIDPVVMAAATVMRLQTVVSREVDPRDVAVVTVGSIHAGLKNNIIPAEARLELSLRYPDDAARERVMTKVERIIRAEAEASGAEQTPTITTDHTLPPTINDTDATARLTAAFQRSFGEGSVVDPGMFTGSEDVSWFARESGAPLVFWFWGGVDPETFQRAFAGGTIERDIPTNHSPYFAPVMQPTIDRGVENLVVAAREFLG; from the coding sequence ATGAGCGTCGACCTCGAAAGCCTCTACACCGACCTGCACGCCCACCCCGAGCTGTCGTTCCAGGAGACGCGGACGGCGGGTGTCATCGCCCGCCACCTCGCGGATCTCGGGCTCGACATCGAAGAGGGCGTCGGCCGCACCGGCCTCGTCACGACCATCGCCAACGGCGAGGGTCCCGTCGTATGGCTGCGCGCCGACATGGACGGTCTTCCCGTCGAGGAGCAGACGGGCCTCGCCTACGCCAGCACCGCGCGCGGCACCGACCCGGCCGGCAACGCCGTCCCCGTGATGCACGCGTGCGGCCACGACATGCACGTCACCGCCCTGATCGGCGCCCTCGAGCGTCTCGTCGCCACCCGCGACGAGTGGGCGGGGACGGTCGTCGCCGTCTTCCAGCCCGCCGAGGAGTACGGAGCGGGCTCGAAGGCGATGATCGCCGACGGCGTGCTCGACCGGTACCCGAAGCCCGACATCGTGCTCGGCCAGCACGTCACGCCCCTTCCCGCCGGCATGATCGGCGTGCGACCGGGCACGCAGATGGCGGCATCCGACGGCCTCACCGTCGTGCTCCACGGCCGCGGGGGTCACGGTTCGCGCCCGCACTCCACGATCGACCCCGTCGTCATGGCCGCCGCCACCGTCATGCGCCTGCAGACCGTCGTCTCGCGCGAGGTCGACCCCCGCGACGTCGCCGTCGTGACCGTCGGATCGATCCACGCCGGGCTGAAGAACAACATCATCCCCGCCGAGGCCAGGCTCGAGCTGAGCCTGCGCTACCCCGACGACGCCGCGCGCGAGCGCGTGATGACGAAGGTCGAGCGCATCATCCGCGCCGAGGCCGAGGCCTCGGGGGCCGAGCAGACGCCCACCATCACCACCGATCACACCCTGCCGCCGACCATCAACGACACGGATGCCACGGCCCGCCTCACCGCGGCGTTCCAGCGCTCGTTCGGTGAGGGCTCGGTCGTCGACCCCGGCATGTTCACCGGGAGCGAGGACGTGTCGTGGTTCGCGCGTGAGTCAGGCGCTCCTCTCGTGTTCTGGTTCTGGGGCGGTGTCGACCCCGAGACCTTCCAGAGGGCCTTCGCGGGAGGCACGATCGAGCGCGACATCCCGACGAACCACTCGCCGTACTTCGCCCCGGTGATGCAGCCGACGATCGACCGCGGCGTGGAGAATCTCGTCGTGGCGGCGCGGGAGTTCTTGGGCTGA
- the ypfJ gene encoding KPN_02809 family neutral zinc metallopeptidase, translated as MTFNDNARVGGNSAKRRGGTVAAVGGGAVGLGAVVVLLISMFTGTDLTGLLGSGGGAAPGSGGEQVASCETGRDANSDDACRLAAASLDIDQFWAERLDGYRKPQLVIVDQQTGSSCGTASNATGPFYCPPDETVFVDPTFFSILRAQYDTTAGPLAQLYVLAHEYGHHVQNLTGVMEQYPNNGTGADSNGVRTELQADCFAGAWVAAASEQVDENGTPYLQPPTEQQILDALSAASAVGDDHIQAEAGQISNPDSFTHGSSAQRTRWFDEGRQGGVNACDTFSVPGGSL; from the coding sequence GTGACGTTCAACGACAATGCCCGCGTCGGCGGCAACTCGGCCAAGCGCCGAGGGGGAACCGTGGCGGCCGTCGGCGGTGGGGCCGTGGGCCTCGGCGCCGTGGTGGTGCTGCTCATCTCGATGTTCACCGGGACCGACCTCACCGGCCTGCTCGGCTCGGGTGGCGGCGCGGCCCCCGGCAGCGGCGGCGAACAGGTCGCGAGCTGCGAGACGGGCCGGGATGCCAACAGCGACGACGCCTGCCGCTTGGCCGCGGCATCGCTCGACATCGACCAGTTCTGGGCGGAACGCCTCGACGGCTATCGCAAGCCCCAGCTCGTCATCGTCGACCAGCAGACGGGAAGCTCGTGCGGCACGGCCTCGAACGCGACCGGTCCGTTCTACTGCCCGCCCGACGAGACGGTGTTCGTCGACCCGACCTTCTTCTCGATCCTTCGCGCGCAGTACGACACCACCGCGGGCCCCCTCGCCCAGCTCTACGTGCTCGCGCACGAGTACGGCCACCACGTCCAGAACCTCACCGGCGTGATGGAGCAGTACCCGAACAACGGCACCGGCGCCGACAGCAACGGCGTCCGCACCGAATTGCAGGCGGACTGCTTCGCGGGGGCCTGGGTAGCCGCGGCCTCCGAGCAGGTGGACGAGAACGGCACCCCCTACCTGCAGCCTCCGACCGAGCAGCAGATCCTCGACGCCCTGTCGGCCGCGTCCGCCGTGGGCGACGACCACATCCAGGCCGAGGCGGGTCAGATCTCGAACCCCGACAGCTTCACGCACGGATCGAGCGCGCAGCGCACCCGGTGGTTCGACGAGGGCCGCCAGGGCGGCGTCAACGCCTGCGACACGTTCTCGGTGCCCGGCGGCAGCCTCTAG
- a CDS encoding serine hydrolase domain-containing protein — MTRADDLRDALVARIDDTGFAAHGLHVRVGDDVAMHRWTPDEREEIHSVAKAVAVLAAGIAVDEGLVSLDEPVRTVLPAAAQVTLRDLLSMSSGIDLPWSETMMTDWPDLAAEFLSRPSRGRIFQYSNASTYTAMAALSQRTGDIEEFLRPRLFAPLGWADLSWRRSPSGRVLGGEGLELRTDELARLGLLIRDRGIVAGRRVVSPGIVDAMHSGWIETGSVGDGYRRYALSGWDGPGDAWRLHGAHGQLIVFAGEAVVTVTAHDHGGADAVAEFIGNIAAT; from the coding sequence ATGACCCGCGCCGACGACCTTCGCGATGCGCTCGTCGCCCGCATCGACGACACCGGCTTCGCCGCGCACGGCCTCCACGTGCGCGTGGGTGACGATGTCGCGATGCACCGGTGGACGCCCGATGAGCGGGAGGAGATCCACTCCGTCGCGAAGGCTGTGGCGGTGCTCGCCGCGGGCATCGCCGTCGACGAGGGGCTGGTGTCGCTCGACGAGCCGGTCCGCACGGTGCTCCCCGCCGCGGCTCAGGTGACCCTCCGGGATCTGCTCTCGATGTCGAGCGGCATCGACCTGCCCTGGTCCGAGACGATGATGACCGACTGGCCCGACCTGGCCGCCGAATTCCTGTCGCGCCCCTCGCGCGGTCGGATCTTCCAGTACTCGAATGCGAGCACGTACACGGCGATGGCCGCGCTGTCGCAGCGGACCGGCGACATCGAAGAATTTCTTCGCCCTCGCCTGTTCGCCCCGTTGGGGTGGGCTGACCTCTCGTGGCGGCGCTCCCCGAGTGGCCGCGTCCTCGGCGGAGAGGGCCTCGAGCTGCGCACCGACGAGCTGGCTCGGCTCGGGTTGCTCATCCGCGACCGCGGCATCGTCGCCGGTCGCCGCGTGGTGTCGCCGGGAATCGTGGATGCCATGCACTCGGGCTGGATCGAGACGGGCAGCGTCGGCGACGGGTACCGCCGCTACGCCCTGTCGGGGTGGGACGGACCGGGAGATGCGTGGCGCCTGCACGGTGCCCACGGTCAGCTCATCGTCTTCGCCGGCGAGGCCGTCGTGACGGTGACCGCGCACGATCACGGTGGGGCCGACGCCGTCGCGGAATTCATCGGGAATATCGCCGCGACGTGA
- a CDS encoding NAD(P)/FAD-dependent oxidoreductase, which produces MTTTHFDYLIVGGGMVADTAARGIREIDADGSIGILSDDVDEPYTRPALSKKLWTDDEFTWEKVPLGTADDTGADIRLRTRATAIRPDEHEVDAGDQTFSYGKLLLATGGKPVPLPVDDRSNGERALTFRTAEDYRRLRALAKDVDRIAVVGGGYIGSELAAALVQNDVETVLIHTGAVLGDAVFPPALAERFEKLFRDAGVEIVAGSKVSGGEVDAAGARLDLENGDEVRADAVVSGLGIEVATDLAEDAGLTVDDGVHVDAQLRASADDVYAAGDVASYPDRLLGRRRVEHVDNANEQGRAAGRNLAGAAAPYTHTPYYYSAVFGIRYEAVGTLDSSLETVEDWIDTERGVVYYLDDDRVVGVLLWNVEEARDAARSVLAEADTLTREDLVGRIR; this is translated from the coding sequence ATGACCACCACACACTTCGACTACCTCATCGTCGGCGGCGGAATGGTCGCCGACACCGCCGCCCGCGGCATCCGCGAGATCGACGCCGACGGATCCATCGGGATCCTGAGCGACGACGTCGACGAGCCGTACACGCGCCCCGCCCTGAGCAAGAAGCTGTGGACCGATGACGAGTTCACATGGGAGAAGGTGCCCCTCGGCACCGCCGACGACACCGGCGCCGACATCCGGCTGCGCACGCGCGCCACGGCGATCCGCCCCGACGAGCACGAAGTGGATGCCGGAGACCAGACGTTCTCGTACGGCAAGCTCCTGCTCGCCACCGGCGGCAAGCCGGTCCCCCTCCCCGTCGACGACCGCTCGAACGGAGAGCGCGCACTGACCTTCCGCACGGCCGAGGACTACCGCCGCCTGCGCGCCCTCGCGAAGGACGTCGATCGCATCGCCGTGGTCGGCGGGGGATACATCGGCTCGGAGCTCGCCGCAGCCCTCGTGCAGAACGACGTCGAGACCGTGCTGATCCACACCGGTGCGGTGCTCGGTGACGCGGTGTTCCCGCCGGCGCTCGCGGAGCGGTTCGAGAAGCTCTTCCGTGATGCCGGCGTCGAGATCGTCGCCGGTTCGAAGGTCTCGGGAGGAGAAGTGGATGCCGCGGGCGCCCGCCTCGACCTCGAGAACGGTGATGAGGTCCGCGCGGATGCCGTCGTGAGCGGTCTCGGTATCGAGGTCGCCACCGACCTGGCGGAGGACGCCGGGCTGACGGTGGACGACGGCGTGCACGTCGACGCGCAGCTGCGGGCGTCGGCCGACGACGTGTACGCCGCGGGCGACGTCGCCAGCTACCCCGACCGCCTGCTCGGGCGCCGCCGCGTCGAGCACGTCGACAACGCCAACGAGCAGGGCAGGGCGGCCGGACGCAATCTCGCGGGCGCCGCCGCGCCCTACACGCACACGCCGTACTACTACTCGGCGGTCTTCGGCATCCGGTACGAGGCGGTCGGAACTCTCGACTCGTCTCTCGAGACGGTCGAGGACTGGATCGACACCGAGCGCGGCGTCGTCTACTACCTCGACGACGACCGGGTGGTCGGCGTCCTGCTCTGGAACGTCGAAGAGGCGCGGGATGCCGCCCGCTCGGTGCTCGCCGAGGCGGACACCCTGACGCGCGAAGACCTCGTCGGGCGAATCCGCTGA
- a CDS encoding APC family permease yields the protein MSRAVTDESRVDGEETPIAKRILIGEPLTSEKLDEQLLPKKMALPIFASDALSSVAYAPQELLMILLIGGTALLTLSPWVAVAVVTLLVVVVLSYRQLIKAYPSGGGDYEVASKNLGEVPGVVVAAALLVDYVLTVAVSVASGVDNIISALPELNPFRVEIAVGFVILIVIVNLRGVREASSVFAIPTYLFIGSVGVMIVVGLGRTLLGDAPVAESAQYAVQAESLTQAALILLVLRAFSSGCSALTGVEAVSNGVPAFRMPKIRNAQTTLTMMGGIAIVLFAGLTILALISGVHYAENPCHLIGFDCANNPQPSLMAQVAAATFGMGSIPFFIIQAATACVLLLAANTAFNGFPLLGAVLARDGYAPKALNTRGDRLVYSNGMIILGIVAIGVLIVYQANLTTLIQLYIIGVFVSFSLGQIGMVRHWRRALRGLKDLPPEAAKQQSAAIERRSAISGLWINSVGAAMTVLVLLIVTITKFTHGAWLVFIAIPILAVLMIGVNRYYRDVEHEIRMDETVHFGSSGDVAIVLVNRLQKPVMKAIDYALAANHQKTLAVHVAITDEDAAKLQKEWADHDMPIPLVIIDSPYRTYTSPVSAFIKKYRENNGSAVVTVYLPQFIVGHWWESILHNRRSRRLAHQLMLVHGVSITLVPWLLDSSEVIYGRRSRPLPGQQRGGQPVAEAPAHKARKTPTDSAS from the coding sequence ATGTCGCGCGCCGTGACTGACGAAAGTCGCGTTGACGGCGAAGAGACGCCGATCGCGAAACGCATCCTGATCGGCGAGCCCCTCACGTCGGAGAAACTCGACGAGCAGCTCCTCCCGAAGAAGATGGCGCTGCCGATCTTCGCCTCCGACGCGCTCTCCTCCGTGGCGTATGCGCCGCAGGAGCTGCTGATGATCCTGCTCATCGGCGGAACGGCCCTGCTGACCCTCAGTCCGTGGGTCGCGGTCGCGGTCGTGACACTCCTGGTCGTGGTCGTGCTCAGCTACCGCCAGCTCATCAAGGCGTACCCCTCGGGCGGCGGTGACTACGAGGTCGCGAGCAAGAACCTGGGCGAGGTGCCCGGGGTGGTCGTCGCCGCAGCTCTCTTGGTGGACTACGTGCTCACGGTCGCCGTGTCGGTGGCATCCGGAGTCGACAACATCATCTCGGCATTGCCCGAACTGAATCCTTTCCGCGTCGAGATCGCGGTCGGGTTCGTGATCCTCATCGTGATCGTCAATCTCCGCGGCGTGCGCGAGGCCTCGAGCGTCTTCGCGATCCCGACGTACCTCTTCATCGGCTCGGTCGGGGTCATGATCGTCGTGGGCCTCGGGCGCACGCTCCTCGGCGATGCCCCCGTCGCCGAGAGCGCCCAGTACGCCGTACAGGCCGAGTCGCTCACGCAAGCGGCGCTCATCCTGCTCGTGCTGCGCGCCTTCTCGAGCGGCTGCTCGGCCCTCACGGGCGTCGAGGCCGTGTCCAACGGCGTGCCCGCGTTCCGCATGCCGAAGATTCGCAACGCGCAGACGACGCTCACCATGATGGGCGGCATCGCCATCGTGCTGTTCGCCGGTCTGACGATCCTCGCCCTCATCTCGGGCGTGCACTACGCCGAGAACCCCTGCCACCTGATCGGCTTCGACTGCGCCAACAACCCGCAGCCGAGCCTCATGGCCCAGGTCGCCGCCGCCACCTTCGGCATGGGAAGCATCCCGTTCTTCATCATCCAGGCCGCCACCGCGTGCGTGCTGCTGCTGGCCGCCAACACCGCCTTCAACGGCTTCCCCCTGCTGGGTGCCGTGCTCGCCCGCGACGGCTACGCCCCCAAGGCGCTCAACACCCGCGGCGATCGGCTGGTCTACTCGAACGGCATGATCATCCTCGGCATCGTCGCCATCGGCGTGCTGATCGTCTACCAGGCCAACCTCACGACGCTGATCCAGCTCTACATCATCGGTGTATTCGTCTCGTTCTCGCTCGGTCAGATCGGCATGGTCAGGCACTGGCGCCGCGCACTGCGCGGGCTGAAGGACCTGCCGCCCGAGGCGGCGAAGCAGCAGTCGGCCGCGATCGAGCGCCGCTCGGCGATCTCGGGCCTGTGGATCAACTCCGTCGGCGCGGCGATGACCGTCCTCGTGCTGCTGATCGTCACGATCACGAAGTTCACCCACGGCGCGTGGCTCGTGTTCATCGCGATCCCGATCCTCGCGGTGCTGATGATCGGCGTGAACCGCTACTACCGCGACGTCGAGCACGAGATCCGCATGGACGAGACCGTGCACTTCGGCTCGTCGGGGGACGTCGCGATCGTCCTCGTGAACCGCCTCCAGAAGCCCGTCATGAAGGCGATCGACTACGCCCTCGCGGCCAACCATCAGAAGACCCTCGCGGTCCACGTCGCCATCACCGACGAAGACGCGGCGAAGCTGCAGAAGGAATGGGCCGACCACGACATGCCCATTCCGCTGGTCATCATCGACTCGCCGTACCGCACGTACACCTCGCCGGTTTCGGCCTTTATCAAGAAGTACCGCGAGAACAACGGCTCCGCCGTCGTGACCGTCTACCTCCCCCAGTTCATCGTCGGTCACTGGTGGGAGTCGATCCTGCACAACCGTCGATCGCGCCGCCTCGCGCACCAGCTGATGCTCGTGCACGGCGTCTCGATCACCCTCGTGCCCTGGCTGCTCGACTCGTCCGAGGTCATCTACGGCCGCCGGTCGCGTCCGCTCCCCGGTCAGCAGCGCGGTGGTCAGCCCGTGGCCGAGGCCCCGGCGCACAAGGCGCGGAAGACGCCCACCGACTCGGCATCCTGA
- a CDS encoding ribbon-helix-helix domain-containing protein, which produces MATMNISLPDELRAFADEQVNLHLYASSSEYVRELIRRDRDNVRLRDAVLDGIRSGDGSEMDAAYFDRLRARATESR; this is translated from the coding sequence ATGGCCACGATGAACATCTCCCTCCCGGATGAACTGCGTGCGTTCGCCGACGAGCAGGTGAACTTGCACCTCTACGCGTCGAGCAGTGAATACGTACGCGAACTCATCCGCCGCGACCGTGACAACGTGCGCCTCCGCGATGCCGTCCTCGACGGCATCCGTTCGGGCGACGGTTCGGAAATGGATGCCGCCTACTTCGATCGACTGCGGGCGCGCGCCACCGAATCGCGATGA
- a CDS encoding PLD nuclease N-terminal domain-containing protein, whose translation MRTKSQEFGPLAKQRWTPPGVSARVDAMPVLALLTLVVMVIALIDAITRREDQVKHLPKFAWIFFIVLLPLIGSILWFTLGREYEQRSTPMSFGDPRRWQKDAQSAPPPAPRESRTTEQQIADLEREMHLADLEEQVRRRRAEGGATS comes from the coding sequence GTGCGCACGAAAAGTCAGGAGTTCGGCCCGCTCGCGAAGCAGCGGTGGACGCCGCCGGGAGTCTCCGCCAGGGTGGATGCCATGCCCGTCCTCGCCCTGCTGACCCTCGTCGTGATGGTGATAGCCCTCATCGACGCCATCACCCGCCGCGAGGACCAGGTGAAGCACCTGCCGAAGTTCGCGTGGATCTTCTTCATCGTGCTTTTGCCGCTCATCGGGTCGATCCTGTGGTTCACGCTCGGCCGCGAGTACGAGCAACGGTCGACCCCGATGTCGTTCGGCGACCCGCGGCGCTGGCAGAAGGACGCGCAGTCCGCTCCCCCGCCCGCCCCGCGCGAGAGCCGCACCACCGAGCAGCAGATCGCCGACCTCGAGCGTGAGATGCACCTCGCCGATCTCGAAGAGCAGGTGCGCCGCCGCCGGGCCGAGGGCGGCGCGACCAGCTGA
- a CDS encoding type II toxin-antitoxin system RelE/ParE family toxin → MTRRVVSSHGADDDLAGAVEVYRQTADAATAERFVDAIEQCVRRIAALPSAGSVSAEALTGIPGLRSLAVERFPYQLLYTNDDDVVRVHRVLHARRDVGRVFAD, encoded by the coding sequence ATGACGCGCCGCGTCGTCTCCTCCCACGGCGCCGACGATGACCTCGCCGGCGCCGTGGAGGTCTACCGACAGACCGCCGACGCGGCGACGGCCGAGCGGTTCGTCGACGCGATCGAACAGTGCGTTCGCCGCATCGCGGCCTTGCCCTCGGCGGGATCGGTGTCGGCCGAAGCCCTCACCGGAATCCCGGGACTCCGCAGTCTGGCGGTCGAGAGGTTCCCGTATCAGCTCCTGTACACGAACGATGACGATGTCGTCCGGGTCCACCGCGTGCTGCACGCGCGCCGCGATGTGGGACGCGTCTTCGCCGACTGA
- a CDS encoding VanZ family protein, whose translation MDNIVGSGLLAVVAGAVVAVLAFVPFVAVSYRRRGHLTLGRSLLWAGAAVYFWAIWTYTLIPVPDSEVYRCAGVNLHPFAFVDEVRAAVAVSGRYLTDPVVLQVALNVLLFAPLGFFLRVLGGRGILIAGLVGFATSGIIETTQLTGVWGLFPCAYRVFDVDDLIANTGGALLGSILAFVVPAQHRGVERAPDAETPRPVTRRRRLLGLVCDVVGVWLVGFAVAVVVQAVLVLLVRETSSFSTDRVASLAGVVAAAGLWLAVILATGRSIGDLATRVRFTNGVLPAWVARPLRFATGAGMYTVLAELPTPWSLTAFLLALATAALLLAWSDGRGLTGWIGRRRLVDDRAGVVSPTVDRGARAR comes from the coding sequence GTGGACAACATCGTGGGCTCGGGGCTGCTGGCCGTCGTCGCGGGGGCGGTGGTCGCCGTCCTCGCGTTCGTGCCGTTCGTCGCGGTCAGCTACCGTCGCCGCGGTCATCTCACGCTGGGGCGCTCCCTCCTGTGGGCCGGGGCGGCCGTGTACTTCTGGGCGATCTGGACGTACACGCTCATCCCCGTGCCCGATTCCGAGGTCTACCGCTGCGCGGGGGTCAACCTCCACCCCTTCGCCTTCGTCGACGAGGTCCGCGCCGCCGTCGCCGTGTCGGGGCGCTACCTCACCGATCCCGTGGTCCTGCAGGTGGCGTTGAACGTGCTGCTGTTCGCCCCGCTCGGGTTCTTCCTGCGGGTGCTCGGGGGCCGCGGCATCCTGATCGCGGGCCTCGTCGGCTTCGCGACCTCGGGGATCATCGAGACCACCCAGCTCACGGGTGTGTGGGGCCTCTTCCCCTGCGCGTACCGCGTGTTCGACGTCGACGATCTCATCGCGAACACCGGCGGGGCGCTCCTCGGCTCGATCCTCGCGTTCGTCGTTCCGGCGCAGCACCGGGGTGTGGAGAGAGCTCCGGATGCCGAGACCCCGCGCCCGGTGACCCGTCGCCGCCGCCTGCTCGGGCTGGTGTGCGACGTCGTGGGCGTCTGGCTGGTCGGCTTCGCCGTCGCCGTGGTGGTGCAGGCCGTGCTCGTGCTGCTCGTTCGCGAGACCTCGTCGTTCTCGACCGATCGCGTCGCCTCGCTCGCGGGCGTGGTCGCGGCGGCGGGGCTCTGGCTCGCGGTGATCCTGGCGACGGGTCGCTCGATCGGCGACCTCGCCACGCGCGTGCGGTTCACGAACGGCGTGTTGCCGGCCTGGGTCGCACGACCCCTGCGCTTCGCGACCGGAGCCGGGATGTACACGGTCCTCGCCGAGCTTCCGACGCCGTGGTCGCTGACGGCGTTCCTCCTGGCGCTGGCCACCGCGGCCCTTCTGCTCGCGTGGTCCGACGGTCGCGGGCTCACCGGGTGGATCGGCCGGCGCCGCCTGGTCGACGACCGTGCGGGGGTGGTCAGCCCGACGGTGGACCGGGGCGCTCGAGCTCGATGA
- a CDS encoding copper resistance CopC family protein, which translates to MGSRNALRRALVGAVVVAAAMTAALGGASAASAHDSLVSSTPAEGESVSSLSEVTLDFSANLLGYDGGNIVIVVGPDGKHYESECVALAGPTLTLPVALGAPGGYTVEWRAVSSDGHPVSGEIPFTYTGESVSPGADASPCASAQGAVPAETPVAAPSTSGGMSGLTVGLLVGGGAVVLVGVIVVVILSRRPREEQESSDTE; encoded by the coding sequence ATGGGCTCCCGGAACGCTCTGCGCCGGGCCCTGGTCGGGGCGGTGGTCGTCGCTGCGGCGATGACCGCCGCTCTCGGCGGGGCGTCGGCGGCCTCTGCGCACGACAGCCTCGTGTCGTCGACGCCCGCCGAGGGTGAGAGCGTCTCGTCGCTGTCGGAGGTCACCCTCGATTTCAGCGCCAATCTGCTCGGCTACGACGGCGGCAACATCGTCATCGTGGTCGGACCCGACGGCAAGCACTACGAGAGCGAGTGCGTGGCCCTCGCGGGGCCGACCCTGACCCTCCCGGTCGCTCTCGGGGCGCCCGGCGGGTACACGGTCGAGTGGCGAGCGGTCTCGTCCGACGGGCATCCCGTCTCGGGTGAGATCCCGTTCACGTACACGGGTGAGAGCGTGTCGCCCGGTGCCGACGCCTCCCCGTGCGCGAGCGCTCAAGGCGCCGTCCCGGCGGAGACCCCGGTGGCCGCACCCTCGACCTCGGGCGGGATGTCGGGCCTGACCGTGGGCCTGCTCGTGGGCGGTGGGGCGGTCGTGCTCGTCGGCGTGATCGTCGTCGTGATTCTCAGCCGCCGTCCCCGCGAGGAGCAGGAGTCGTCCGACACCGAGTGA